DNA from Drosophila suzukii chromosome 2R, CBGP_Dsuzu_IsoJpt1.0, whole genome shotgun sequence:
GCGGATTCCCGAAGTTTGTCCAGCACCCAGTTGACCTTTTTGCTTCGCGATCGAAACGTGTAGCTAAACCTCCGGGCAGCAGCGATGAAGGGTTTCTTCTCCTCAAGGCTCATACAATTCCATACCCGGCTGGCCATTAGAGTTACCTGTCCCAAGGGCAAGTGGCAGAGCCAAGTTCTGAAACATTTTCGGAAGTGGGCCAAAAACCGGAAGAACGGATTGCGTCCAATGCCATTGTGTTTCCCTATCGAATGCCCACTGATTGACGTCGTCTTCGAGATATTACCACAAGAAGCCGACCTTGCCCCACACTTTCTCTCTGAACGTACCATTTTGGGCAATAATTTTGAAACAAAATTTCATACGACAATCTGAAATATacttgtatacatatatatttgtataacaATTAATTCAAAGTATATATCCAAGGTGGCTTAACAATTGAATTGCTTGCATTTAACAACAGAAAATTTGATTAAATTTAACTAGTTTCATACAGACACCAAACAAATTCGCATTGAGGGCTATTTATACGTGAATTGAGTACGGAATATTCGCCGGATGGGAATTCCGGTTCGAGGAATACGGTTTAGTAGTAAAAGAGTTCCGGGAAGTTCGTCTCGTAGATGGGCTTCTCGTTGCTAGCTTGCAACTGAGCGGCCTTGGTGTCGCTCTGCGTAATCTGACGTTCCACGGCCAGCGAGTTGAAGAGCTCGTTCAGGCGATTCTGGATGAGATCGTGCTGTAAATGGAAGAAAACCGTGATATTAACTTTTGTGTACGGATCAATAGTCATAGCTTTGTATTGTTAGGCCGATAACAGAATCGCGCctaaaatttaagttttatatatCGAGCAACGTAAGGAGGTACCGGCCAAATGACATTTACCAGATAAAACTACCTGGAAAAGCCCCACTCGAAGGGCGACTGGACAGTTATTTAAAGGCGCAAGGACTACATGAAAGGGTTTGGCGTTGCTTGCCAAGAATTCTATATTGGTCTCTAGAGACTACATTAAATGGCCTACATCCGACCCTTCGAACTTTACTTTCAGCTTTGCGATGCTAATGGAAATTCTAGGTACGCTCCTTGGCGATAACCTGCGTGAAGCTGTTCATTCTGGCAGATGGTGGAAAGATACAAGCTGTGTGTAAAggtatatatgtatttcacaTACTAAGAAATAAACAGATTATAATAAGTTGCCACTTTAGGTCACAGCATGCTCAATGGAAATACTACAAAGATGGCCGAATGGAAAAGGTCAGGAAACTGCATTTATTGTTCATTGTTTATTATTCAAGTGATGATAAAACCAAAATGACGATGATAATGTGTgttaaaattgaattttaaattgaaagatTAGCCTTGAAATATATCTTATGTCTTATTTATCAAACTACCTTACAGGGCACTTTACTCACCTTGGGTTCTGTGCGTCTCATCAGATCATCAAACTCGCCCTCGCGGAACGTGCGAACGATCTGCATCTGGCGCTCGCGCTGCTCCCGCTTGGCAGCCTCAGTTGGCTCAGCCAGAGCCCTCTTCATGGCATCGAAGTTGAACTCCGGTGCCAGGAGCTTCTTGCAAACGCCCGGCGAGCTGCTAACGCTGTCCACATCGCCGTTGTAGACGGTCAAATCCGCAGAGCTGTTGCGCTGAGTCAGCTGGTTGCTCACGGACTCTACCCAGGAGTGGCGGTGGCCTGGGTGATCCGTCTGGTTAAGCGCGTACGGAGCTCCAGAGTTGAGCCTCTGGGCATCCATGCCCGCATTCTGCAGGCACTCTCCCAGCGCCAACTTGTCTATGGCGAGATGGGGCAGCGCCAGATTCAAGGTCTTCCCGGACATTTTCTTGGGCTCAAGCAAAGGTGGTAGGAAGTGGGTGGCCTCCTCGCGCCGTGCATCCACAATCTTTTGAGCATACTCCAGTAGGTTGTTGATGCCACTTACCCGCGAGATGAGCACCAGCAGGCCGATGGAGATGGCGTGCAAGCTGCACTTGTGCACATTTCCCAGGGTGTCCACAGTGTTGGCCACCTGCTGGATTCTACAAGAGGAAccaatatatttaaaacacTTTATTAGTGTCTAGCCTATGAAACCTTACCCCAGAATAAACAGAAGAAATTCCTGCACGGTCTCGTTGCAAGACATCTCGACGATGAGCAGGGCGGCGGTATTATAACTGGAGGACAAGGCGTCAACCCGATCCGATAGCGCCATTGAATCGATCAGCGCCTGCATGATGTTGGCGCCGTATTTGTGCGTGAAAATAATGTCAGAACGCGATGGCGGCTCCTGGGAGAGCGCCGGGTATGGCTTCACACTGACGTTGCTGAGAACCTGCTCATTCTGGTGCCGATCGAGCAGAGCCTGCAAAATCTGCATCACAACCATGCGAGTGGGATTATGTGGCGCCCGGGCCATCTTAAGCAGCGGCTGCAGGAAGGAGGCGGGGAAGGCCTTCTCGAAGGAGACGGTGCTGTACTGGGTTCCCACCTTAAGAAGCGACTTGAGCAGGATGTTCTGCAGCATCTGGTCGCCCTTGCTCTTCTTTGATAAGTCCGGCACCGTGTTCATGATGAAGAGCATGATCTCGATCTTTTGGTAGTCGGGATGATGGTTTGCGAACTCGCCCAGCGCGTTAATCAGCGCCTCCTGATACTGCGATTCCTCGGGTGTGATCTCGCTGGTAGTGCTCACACTTGTCCGCAGGTGGGTCAGCAGGTTGTTGATAATGTCCAGAGCGGAGGGCCCGACACTCTCGCCCGCTGCTATGGCGATAATCTTTGACAGAACGACTGCCAACGAGGTGCGTGTCTTGGGAGACGACTTGAAGTTGTTGTCCAGATGCTGCATCAGGGTCTCCACCACGGTATACGAGTACTGCGGCTGTATGGAAATCATCACGATGCGGAATGTATGAATCGCAAACGTGTTGGGCACCCACAGCTCATGGCGGTCCAGGTGGCTGTAAATCAGGAAAAGTAAACCTCTGATTAGCAACGGGTGGCCATATTTCCGGGGGTGTTACTTACGTCAGCAACGGCTTCAGTACGCTGCGAATATGCCCGAAGGAGGCACGGCCCACCAGCTCCCGGAGTACTTCCTCGGCCAAGGCCGGCGGCGTCACATTGGTGGCATCCTCAACGGGCGTTAGGTCCCCGGACTGcagtaataaaaaatatattaatatcaaGATCTAATTAGGTGGTCTTGGTGACTAATCAGCGTTCACTAATATGCTTATGTAATGGAACAATTCGATTCGATCATTACCGCCAGTAAATTTTTCTTCACGAACATAACGTTTACACAAAACTGTTTGGTTATTGTTGTGTGTTGGTTGTGTTGTGGTTGGTTTGGGTTTGGTTTGCATTAACAAAATACACGAAAACGAAATGCAAAATACATCGAAATTAGTACAATAATTGGCCAATGGGACAGAGAACTGGGATGGATGGCTGCATCCATCTCCGAACGGCTGGGCAGGGCGCAAAACCGAGTAACTACCCACCTGCATGTTGAAAAGGAGCGAGGGCACAATCTTCTCCATGTGCTCTGCCGCCCAGATGTTCTCCACCAGATCGTCGGACACTGTTTTCCTGATAACGCCCTGCAAGCCCTTGATTCCCGCCAGGCGCAGACTGTCCCGCATGGTGGCCGCATCGCTGTGGCACATCGAAGAGAACTTCGAAATGAAGAAGTCGTAGCGTCGATGGTAGGACGGAGTGTCCTCGTTGATGTTGGCGAACTTCACAAACTGCAAGTATAGAGGTGTGAGTAAAGACTAGAATACTAGTAGCGTTTAAGTAGCGTCTTACCGAATTGGTGGCCATTATCTTCAGGTTGGGGTTCGAGTCCTCAAGCAGCTTCTGCACCATGCGCAGGAAGGATTCCACAAACAGATTGAGAGTGGTTTGGGCGTGACAAGCCTGAAGCAGCAGGTCCATGGCTTCCATGGCGATTTCGGCCAGCCTGGGGATCAACAAAGTGAGTTAGTCAAGAATAACTCCCTGGTCTCTGACCCACTTACTTGTAGCGCTTCCTGTTGATATCCTTGGTGGCCTTCTGGTAGAGGTACTCGCCAATCCGGTCGAGCTTGTCAGGCGAACTCAGTGAGTAGAAGGTCAGCTTCTCCATGTTGGACTTGACCAGCCCGTCCTCCGGATTTACCGGGAATATGTTGTCCACCAGGCGCTTGTAGCGCGGTCGGAGCGCCGAGCAGCATCCGCAGCAGCCTAGAAGAGCGCAGGTAAAGGCACAGCGGTTAgagggattaggcacgcagacgTGGATGCAGCGGTAGGTGAACATGGCGCCACCGGTCCGCTGGTGAGAGTGATGGTGGTGGTAGTGTGAAAACCGACTCGGGTCGAATGGGTGCGACCACCATTTTCCGCTTAATCTTATCGCGATAATTGCCCTAGTGGACTATAGTTTTGCTGTTTGAGTGATTGGACGGCTCATCGCTCGCTGGTTGATGGTTTCCGCCACCCGGGTCGCATCACCCTTTCTGCCCCTCCTAAACGCCACCCAACTCCAAGCCACTCCATCGATTTGTCGGTGTCGTCATTCCTGGCCAATTGGCTGGTGGCGAGGTCATCTGGCTCAATGGCCCGTGGCACGCTAAGCGAATGACACCTGTGCCCGCCGACAGCTTACCAGGCATTTTGGCGTCGCGATTCTCTTCTTGCGGTCTTTATCGCGGCATTAGATAATAAAACGCTGCGATAAAAGAGCGCAGCTAgacttttcttttgttttccttttgcGGGTGAGACACTCTCGGCTGACTTATCGATAGGCACGCGGTGTGACCATGCGAGGGATGCATGCAAATACCGTGTAGAGGGGGGTGTAAGAGCACTGTCATActgtaaaatattaaattctaATTGTGAACTTGCAATTTATGCCCACTGTGCAGTATGCACTTGGAATCTTAGTGTTAAAGATGCAGTCAACTCAAAGAAAACTGTCAAGCAGTAGCGTTTAGTGTTTATGCGTAAGTCCCAATACCCATAACTTTAATTTCTTTATATCTTTAACTAACTGTTTCTCCCGCATCCGGTTTGAATTCTTTAAgtcgattttttaaagagaAATGTGCACTTGCGCGTTAAGGTAGAAagtttatttatgtttttataaatgACATACCCCGTTTTTCTTTTGCAAAGTGTTTGGCTTGATTGTTAAAATTCTGAAGACTTGAGAAATGTAAATGTATTTTGGTGGCATTTTAAAAGTTCGTCTTAATTAAGCAAAAGGCCGTTGTTTTTAGGTGcatatatataaaacatttaaaaataagatCTATTTTGACCCTATATCGGAAGTCTTTGCAACTCAAAATTTTACTCGGTTTGATCTATGAAACTTTAAAACTTACATAAAAACATAGTCcttattttaaaatctaaaATCCATTAATGCcctgtttttaaatttgtgtttCCATACATTCAAAGATTAGACTCAAAGAAATGATTAGTTCCATAAAATTAAAACGATGCAACGGGTAATTTAGTAGTTCTGCATAATGGCGGATAAATCTGTAGCCTACCTGGGTTTTTAATTGAATGAATATGAGAATATAGTATGTTTAATTTCAGATATTGAATTTTTATGTATTTCCATCTATAGGtactacatacatatacatgtatgtatgtactaCAACTTCTGTGCCGGAATTcgttgaaaatataaaaaattaaaacttaaaaaatataaaatttatgtttttccTTACAGAAAAAGTTTTTACTTCTGGTGAATAACACTTATTATAGATTTCTAACCATATCTTCCGTTTAGGGATACTTACAACTAGGATCCGTGCACTTCTGCACGAAACTGTCGAAGAACTCGGGGAGTTCAGGCGGCTCAAAGCAGCAGCGAATCAGGGCCATTTTGGGATGCGAGTATCACGGATTGATCTGCCCACTCCGCTCCAGGACGTTGACCATGAACTTTGACTATTTTTAGCGCGAAACTTTGTTCCTCCGTACAGGTTGTTGTTGCTCCAGGTCAGCTGATGGCGCCACTAACGGGACGAAAGCTCGGATTCACTGGCCAGGGAGCTTTTTTATGGCCATTGCGACCAGCTTATATCACAGGGGTCTTTACTTTTTGGCCTGGCCAAATGATGCCATTCGTACATCTTTGGAATGACACTCGGTTTTGAATATTAATTCAGCAACTAATACTTATAATCCTATGTCCGCTACTACAACTTTCGAAAGTCAACAgtctttacaaaaaataattgaataatAAAGCCTACGAACTCGAGACAAATCAAACACAAACCGCACGCAGCGAGAACAACAAACAGAATGGAAAATGTGCTTGGTGAAAATGTGTTTTTCGCACTAAAGCTCCGCGCATTTTTGGGGTTTCCTCCACAAAGCTCCCCAGAGGCCATAAAGCAAAGCTCAGGGAATAAGTCGAGCTTTTCACATCCCGCTTTTCATTCATAAAATGCGTGTTTTTGGGGGAATAAAGGAGGGGTGTCCGAAAATTCTCTGGCCTTCGCTAAGTTTACCGTTATGGGGCGCACAATTAAACACTCGAAGCAAAATGCAAAACGAACACTTGACAATTCAGGAGAATTACACTGAAACAAACGGTACATTTgatttgataaataaaaatttcggAGTTACAAGGAGTTTGCACTCTTATCACGCACTATACGTCAAATTTTGTATGTACTGTAATTTAGTTAAATTAAATCAGGAATATTTATCAAAAAGTGATCAGTTATCTTTTTGTGTGTACTCAAAGAGCGCTTCACACGCCAGTATCGTGGGTTGACAACTTTATTAAACCGAAATGGGTTCCTTCGATTCGAAAGAGGGGTACGGGTTGGAAGGGCGGGGTGGACGTGCTTTATAGTTTCTTGACCGACGATGACGATCGATGATTTATTTGTATGTGCTGCTTATTTCTCTGACTTTTTGATTAATTACTGTGATATTCAAATATTCAAGTGTGTGGCTATAAACGCGCAAATGTATGAACTTGTGAATACAGGGGGGATTCAAAAAGCAGAACCCGCTGTCAAAAAATATCATAGGCACCTTACAAgctttataattatttaaattaatttttatgaatattttaaagtaacACCTAAAGGAAACTGTCAGAATCCATTTAAGGCATCTAAGAATGCACACATAAAGGTGTTATAAGGTTATTATTTCTGTGAGACATTGGCAACACCTATGTTATGTGTTTATGAATACCTCCAGAGCTGGGAAGATTATACTCAAAGAGATTTGAATATAAGCGTTTggctttggaaaatattagaAACAGAAGAGGCACTATATCTAAAAGATATTTCAGTGCTTAGTTCTGGGCATATTTTACGCTTTGTTTACTTTTGTGGCCAGGGATTAGCGCCTGCTCGGTCGTATCTATAAGATGAATTAATTAGTGCTCGGCTTTAATGACCAGTGATTGATGAGTGGGAGTGGCCCGGGGGGCGGGGGTCGGGGGAAGTGCGCGGATGAGCAGCTGGCAGAGGGTCACCGAACAGAAGCCAGAAGCCAGTGGAAACTGGTTGACAGTCGGAACAGGCAGGAACATCATTTTCATATTGGCCAGCGCGTAGGAAAACATCCCAAGAATGTTTGGGCGATCTGGTTTCACTTGTTTTCGAGTGAGTACTCGAACCTTGATTTGATTCATATTCGCCAAACGAAAGACTCCAGAACACGAACTCGCTGCCGAGCGCTCTCCGCAAACACCGGCTACTAGTTGCTGCGCCACTTGTTAGCCCGCTTAAAGCTCGCTCTCTTGGGGCTCTCTGCTCGGAGCTTTGGCTGCGATCTTGGCCAAAACGCTGGACCTGGACTTCAGTCGGCTCTCAGACTTACTCGCGATCACTTGGTCCGGAGAAAAGCCCGCGATTCAGCTCAGAAAGAAACGAAACTGCGTCGCGTTCGCCTCCACCAGCAGTAATTAAttacaaatataaaaaacaaacgaaCTGGCCAGCGCCCATCTGCCACTGAGGATATATCGCTCGATCCTCCCTGCCAATACCATAAAAGTTAACAACCAACGACCATCGGCACGTCCATTCAACCGTTCAGCGAAACCCACGCAAAACGACACAAAATCTCAAACACAAATCGTGATAAATTTTCGCTAAATTGTGCAAACGTTTTCGACTAATTAAAATTTGACGTGCATACCAAAACTCCAACTTCGACAGTCtgaaaagcgaaaaatataaattgcaAATAAGCAACATTTTCGCGACGACACTTGGCAagtgaaataataaaaaatgaaaatataaataaataaaaagggGAACGAAAGCCGCAAAAACGAACCCACatcaaatacaaaatatacgTAATTAGAACTGCGCAAATTACTTAGAACTGCAAAAACATTTGTTCTCCCCCACACTAACGCACGAGGAATGCTGTTTTGAGGTGAGTCGACGATCGCTTTGTACAGTAGAACCACCCTAAAACCGCAGCTAACGCCGTAGATGCTTTTGCCCTGATAACCAACTGAAACCGAATCGGATCTCCGGACCATCCATACTAAAACCCAAGCTTCTGAGAGATTCTTCCAGCGATACAGTACTCTTGAATAATTCAGCCTCGAATGGTAATCGCAGTAACGATCTGTAGTGGGCTTTACGACCCCCGAAATGTGTCCCAGTTACACACTTATGTGGGTGGGTGTGTGACTGTTCCATATCCGTATATAGAATAGATTCGGCCAACGCATTAGCGCCGATTGTGAGTCAGAGCCACAGTTGGAGTTGCTGATTGATCCGCTCAACCTTTCGCCCGATCTGGTTAATTGGAAGTCGTTTTCGGGTTCAGCAAAGAAGATCTCTCGCCgtctactttctttcgttaATTCTTTGCCCCCTTTTTCCGAACTACATTAACATTTACTTTAACAAATACACT
Protein-coding regions in this window:
- the LOC108019812 gene encoding uncharacterized protein, whose product is MVRSERKCGARSASCGNISKTTSISGHSIGKHNGIGRNPFFRFLAHFRKCFRTWLCHLPLGQVTLMASRVWNCMSLEEKKPFIAAARRFSYTFRSRSKKVNWVLDKLRESAAGAEYQAQALWILMNGIKSWQQCVLNGLLDVHYN
- the stmA gene encoding protein EFR3 homolog cmp44E isoform X3, producing the protein MPGCCGCCSALRPRYKRLVDNIFPVNPEDGLVKSNMEKLTFYSLSSPDKLDRIGEYLYQKATKDINRKRYKLAEIAMEAMDLLLQACHAQTTLNLFVESFLRMVQKLLEDSNPNLKIMATNSFVKFANINEDTPSYHRRYDFFISKFSSMCHSDAATMRDSLRLAGIKGLQGVIRKTVSDDLVENIWAAEHMEKIVPSLLFNMQFCVNVMFVKKNLLASGDLTPVEDATNVTPPALAEEVLRELVGRASFGHIRSVLKPLLTHLDRHELWVPNTFAIHTFRIVMISIQPQYSYTVVETLMQHLDNNFKSSPKTRTSLAVVLSKIIAIAAGESVGPSALDIINNLLTHLRTSVSTTSEITPEESQYQEALINALGEFANHHPDYQKIEIMLFIMNTVPDLSKKSKGDQMLQNILLKSLLKVGTQYSTVSFEKAFPASFLQPLLKMARAPHNPTRMVVMQILQALLDRHQNEQVLSNVSVKPYPALSQEPPSRSDIIFTHKYGANIMQALIDSMALSDRVDALSSSYNTAALLIVEMSCNETVQEFLLFILGIQQVANTVDTLGNVHKCSLHAISIGLLVLISRVSGINNLLEYAQKIVDARREEATHFLPPLLEPKKMSGKTLNLALPHLAIDKLALGECLQNAGMDAQRLNSGAPYALNQTDHPGHRHSWVESVSNQLTQRNSSADLTVYNGDVDSVSSSPGVCKKLLAPEFNFDAMKRALAEPTEAAKREQRERQMQIVRTFREGEFDDLMRRTEPKHDLIQNRLNELFNSLAVERQITQSDTKAAQLQASNEKPIYETNFPELFYY
- the stmA gene encoding protein EFR3 homolog cmp44E isoform X1, which produces MALIRCCFEPPELPEFFDSFVQKCTDPSCCCGCCSALRPRYKRLVDNIFPVNPEDGLVKSNMEKLTFYSLSSPDKLDRIGEYLYQKATKDINRKRYKLAEIAMEAMDLLLQACHAQTTLNLFVESFLRMVQKLLEDSNPNLKIMATNSFVKFANINEDTPSYHRRYDFFISKFSSMCHSDAATMRDSLRLAGIKGLQGVIRKTVSDDLVENIWAAEHMEKIVPSLLFNMQFCVNVMFVKKNLLASGDLTPVEDATNVTPPALAEEVLRELVGRASFGHIRSVLKPLLTHLDRHELWVPNTFAIHTFRIVMISIQPQYSYTVVETLMQHLDNNFKSSPKTRTSLAVVLSKIIAIAAGESVGPSALDIINNLLTHLRTSVSTTSEITPEESQYQEALINALGEFANHHPDYQKIEIMLFIMNTVPDLSKKSKGDQMLQNILLKSLLKVGTQYSTVSFEKAFPASFLQPLLKMARAPHNPTRMVVMQILQALLDRHQNEQVLSNVSVKPYPALSQEPPSRSDIIFTHKYGANIMQALIDSMALSDRVDALSSSYNTAALLIVEMSCNETVQEFLLFILGIQQVANTVDTLGNVHKCSLHAISIGLLVLISRVSGINNLLEYAQKIVDARREEATHFLPPLLEPKKMSGKTLNLALPHLAIDKLALGECLQNAGMDAQRLNSGAPYALNQTDHPGHRHSWVESVSNQLTQRNSSADLTVYNGDVDSVSSSPGVCKKLLAPEFNFDAMKRALAEPTEAAKREQRERQMQIVRTFREGEFDDLMRRTEPKHDLIQNRLNELFNSLAVERQITQSDTKAAQLQASNEKPIYETNFPELFYY
- the stmA gene encoding protein EFR3 homolog cmp44E isoform X2 translates to MALIRCCFEPPELPEFFDSFVQKCTDPSCCCGCCSALRPRYKRLVDNIFPVNPEDGLVKSNMEKLTFYSLSSPDKLDRIGEYLYQKATKDINRKRYKLAEIAMEAMDLLLQACHAQTTLNLFVESFLRMVQKLLEDSNPNLKIMATNSFVKFANINEDTPSYHRRYDFFISKFSSMCHSDAATMRDSLRLAGIKGLQGVIRKTVSDDLVENIWAAEHMEKIVPSLLFNMQSGDLTPVEDATNVTPPALAEEVLRELVGRASFGHIRSVLKPLLTHLDRHELWVPNTFAIHTFRIVMISIQPQYSYTVVETLMQHLDNNFKSSPKTRTSLAVVLSKIIAIAAGESVGPSALDIINNLLTHLRTSVSTTSEITPEESQYQEALINALGEFANHHPDYQKIEIMLFIMNTVPDLSKKSKGDQMLQNILLKSLLKVGTQYSTVSFEKAFPASFLQPLLKMARAPHNPTRMVVMQILQALLDRHQNEQVLSNVSVKPYPALSQEPPSRSDIIFTHKYGANIMQALIDSMALSDRVDALSSSYNTAALLIVEMSCNETVQEFLLFILGIQQVANTVDTLGNVHKCSLHAISIGLLVLISRVSGINNLLEYAQKIVDARREEATHFLPPLLEPKKMSGKTLNLALPHLAIDKLALGECLQNAGMDAQRLNSGAPYALNQTDHPGHRHSWVESVSNQLTQRNSSADLTVYNGDVDSVSSSPGVCKKLLAPEFNFDAMKRALAEPTEAAKREQRERQMQIVRTFREGEFDDLMRRTEPKHDLIQNRLNELFNSLAVERQITQSDTKAAQLQASNEKPIYETNFPELFYY